One part of the Alligator mississippiensis isolate rAllMis1 chromosome 3, rAllMis1, whole genome shotgun sequence genome encodes these proteins:
- the C3H6orf62 gene encoding uncharacterized protein C6orf62 homolog produces the protein MGDPNSRKKQALNRLRAQLRKKKESLADQFDFKMYIAFVFKDKKKKSALFEVSEVIPVMTNNYEENILKGVRDSSYSLESSIELLQKDVVQLHAPRYQSMRRDVIGCTQEMDFILWPRNDIEKIVCLLFSRWKGSDEPFRPVQAKFEFHHGDYEKQFLHVLSRKDKTGIVINNPNQSVFLFIDRQHLQTPKNKATIFKLCSICLYLPQEQLTHWAVGTIEEHLRPYMPE, from the exons ATGGGGGACCCAAACTCCCGGAAGAAACAAGCTCTGAACAGACTTCGTGCTCAgcttagaaagaaaaaagaatctcTAGCTGACCAGTTTGACTTCAAGATGTATATTGCCTTTGTATTCAAAGACAAG aagAAAAAGTCAGCGCTTTTTGAAGTGTCTGAAGTGATACCAGTCATGACCAATAATTACGAAGAAAATATCCTGAAAGGTGTGCGGGATTCCAGCTATTCTTTGGAAAGTTCCATAGAGCTTCTGCAGAAAGATGTAGTACAGCTTCATGCACCCCGCTACCAGTCCATGCGCAGG gatGTGATTGGCTGTACCCAGGAGATGGACTTCATTCTTTGGCCTCGTAATGATATTGAGAAAATAGTCTGTCTCCTGTTTTCTCGGTGGAAGGGATCTGATGAGCCCTTTAGGCCTGTTCAG GCCAAGTTTGAATTTCACCATGGTGACTATGAAAAACAGTTTCTGCATGTTCTGAGCCGAAAGGACAAGACTGGAATTGTTATCAACAACCCTAACCAGTCAGTGTTTCTCTTCATTGACAGACAGCACTTGCAg ACTCCAAAAAACAAAGCTACAATCTTCAAGTTATGCAGCATCTGCCTGTACCTGCCACAGGAACAGCTCACCCACTGGGCGGTTGGTACCATAGAGGAGCACCTCCGTCCTTATATGCCAGAGTAG